A genome region from Thermoanaerobaculia bacterium includes the following:
- a CDS encoding ABC transporter ATP-binding protein, whose product MSLGSAATPATGSSGGSRAGSGSAAVPALHCRGLVKCYGDLVAVDGLDLEVAAGECFGLLGPNGAGKTTTVELFEGLLAPDGGTLEVLGLRWKGDGQKLRARLGVQLQETRFPEKLRVTELVELFRSFYRDGLQPAAALALVGLEEKRRAFVRELSGGQKQRLSLACALVGDPEVLFLDEPTTGLDPASRRQIWEIVERLKERGRTVLLTTHYMEEAARLCDRVAIIDRGRILAEGAPAVLVASLGAEHVIEVETESEIPEAALAGLPGVEAIRRDGTTVRLTVREVHRAVPPLLARLAERHIEARRLATHHATLEDLFIALTGRTLEGGSAVVASGDAAGSAA is encoded by the coding sequence ATGAGTCTCGGATCGGCCGCGACACCCGCCACCGGCTCCTCTGGGGGCTCCCGCGCAGGCTCCGGTTCCGCCGCGGTCCCCGCGCTCCACTGCCGGGGTCTGGTCAAGTGCTACGGCGACCTGGTCGCCGTCGACGGGCTCGACCTCGAAGTGGCGGCAGGCGAGTGCTTCGGTCTCCTCGGTCCGAACGGCGCCGGCAAGACCACGACGGTCGAGCTCTTCGAGGGCCTCCTCGCTCCTGACGGCGGCACGCTCGAAGTCCTGGGTCTGCGCTGGAAGGGGGACGGCCAGAAGCTGCGGGCGCGGCTCGGCGTGCAGCTCCAGGAGACGCGCTTCCCGGAGAAGCTCCGGGTGACCGAGCTGGTCGAGCTCTTCCGCAGCTTCTACCGCGACGGTCTCCAGCCCGCGGCGGCGCTCGCCCTCGTCGGCCTCGAGGAGAAGCGGCGGGCGTTCGTGCGCGAGCTCTCCGGCGGCCAGAAGCAGCGCCTGTCGCTCGCCTGCGCGCTGGTCGGAGATCCGGAGGTGCTCTTCCTCGACGAGCCGACCACGGGACTCGACCCGGCCTCGCGCCGCCAGATCTGGGAGATCGTCGAGCGGTTGAAGGAGCGCGGCCGGACGGTTCTCCTCACCACCCACTACATGGAGGAGGCGGCGCGCCTCTGCGACCGCGTCGCCATCATCGACCGCGGACGGATCCTGGCGGAGGGCGCCCCGGCCGTGCTGGTCGCCTCGCTCGGCGCCGAGCACGTCATCGAGGTCGAGACCGAATCCGAGATCCCGGAGGCGGCTCTCGCGGGTCTGCCCGGCGTCGAAGCGATCCGGCGCGACGGTACGACGGTCCGTCTCACGGTACGCGAGGTCCACCGGGCGGTACCGCCGCTGCTCGCGCGGCTGGCCGAGCGCCACATCGAAGCGCGCCGCCTCGCCACCCATCACGCGACCCTCGAGGACCTCTTCATCGCCCTCACGGGGCGGACCCTGGAAGGCGGCTCGGCGGTGGTCGCCTCCGGCGACGCCGCGGGGAGCGCTGCATGA
- the lepA gene encoding translation elongation factor 4: MPPASHIRNFSIIAHIDHGKSTLADRILERTGAVTQREMHAQLLDDMDLERERGITIKARAVRLDYRAKDGETYVFNLIDTPGHVDFSYEVSRSLAACEGALLIVDAAQGVEAQTLANAYLAVNGGLELLPVINKIDLPSADIDRAKEQVEQVIGIDASNAVLTSAKTGIGIDELLERIVSDIPPPVGDPSAPLKALLFDSWYDTYRGVACFIRVIDGTLKRGDKIKFVAAGRIYTVEELGTYHPKPREVQELSVGEVGYVYANIRDLIQAKIGDTVTHPDRPTLDPCPGFMEVKPMVFAGLFPVVSEDYEDLRDAVDKLRLNDASFTFEPESSTALGFGFRCGFLGLLHMEIIQERLEREFNLALITTAPGVRYRVNISNGTQIEISSPAQLPDLSRVESIEEPYIKATMVTRDEYVGGILALSQDRRGIQRSLQYVSSDRVLIEYDFPLAEVIHDFYDKLKSVSRGYASFDYELSDYREGDVVKLDVLINSEPVDALSIMVHRQKAHPKGKALVDKMKELIPRQLFEVILQAAIGSKIVARSTVKALRKDVLAKCYGGDISRKRKLLEKQKEGKKRMKSVGNVEIPQEAFLAVLKVED, from the coding sequence ATGCCTCCGGCCTCCCACATCCGCAACTTCTCGATCATCGCGCACATCGATCACGGCAAGTCGACGCTCGCCGACCGCATCCTCGAGCGCACCGGCGCGGTGACGCAGCGCGAGATGCACGCCCAGCTGCTGGACGACATGGACCTCGAGCGCGAGCGTGGCATCACCATCAAGGCGCGCGCCGTGCGGCTCGACTACCGGGCGAAAGACGGCGAGACCTACGTCTTCAACCTGATCGACACCCCCGGCCACGTCGACTTCTCCTACGAAGTGTCGCGCTCGCTCGCCGCCTGCGAAGGGGCTCTCCTCATCGTCGACGCGGCGCAGGGGGTCGAAGCCCAGACGCTCGCCAACGCCTATCTCGCCGTCAACGGCGGCCTCGAGCTCCTGCCGGTGATCAACAAGATCGACCTGCCGTCGGCCGACATCGACCGCGCCAAGGAGCAGGTCGAGCAGGTCATCGGCATCGACGCCTCGAACGCGGTGCTCACCTCGGCCAAGACCGGCATCGGCATCGACGAGCTCCTCGAGCGCATCGTGAGCGACATTCCGCCGCCGGTCGGCGATCCGTCCGCCCCGTTGAAGGCGCTGCTCTTCGACTCCTGGTACGACACCTATCGCGGCGTCGCCTGTTTCATCCGGGTCATCGACGGCACACTGAAGCGCGGCGACAAGATCAAGTTCGTCGCCGCCGGCCGGATCTACACGGTCGAGGAGCTCGGCACCTACCACCCGAAGCCGCGCGAGGTGCAGGAGCTGTCGGTCGGCGAGGTCGGCTACGTCTACGCCAACATCCGCGACCTGATCCAGGCCAAGATCGGCGATACCGTCACCCACCCCGACCGCCCCACGCTCGACCCCTGTCCCGGCTTCATGGAAGTGAAGCCGATGGTCTTCGCCGGCCTCTTCCCGGTGGTCTCCGAGGACTACGAAGACCTGCGGGACGCAGTCGACAAGCTCCGTCTGAACGACGCCTCGTTCACCTTCGAGCCCGAGAGCTCGACGGCGCTGGGCTTCGGTTTCCGCTGCGGCTTCCTGGGGCTCCTGCACATGGAGATCATCCAGGAGCGCCTCGAGCGCGAGTTCAATCTGGCTCTCATCACGACGGCGCCGGGCGTGCGCTACCGCGTCAACATCTCGAACGGCACGCAGATCGAGATCTCGAGCCCGGCGCAGCTGCCGGATCTGTCGCGTGTCGAGTCGATCGAGGAGCCCTACATCAAGGCGACGATGGTCACCCGCGACGAGTACGTCGGCGGGATCCTCGCGCTGTCGCAGGACCGGCGCGGCATCCAGCGCAGCCTCCAGTACGTCTCGTCGGACCGCGTCCTGATCGAGTACGACTTCCCGCTCGCCGAGGTCATCCACGACTTCTACGACAAGCTGAAGTCGGTGTCACGCGGCTACGCCTCGTTCGACTACGAGCTCTCCGACTACCGCGAAGGCGACGTCGTCAAGCTCGACGTGCTGATCAACAGCGAGCCGGTCGACGCGCTCTCGATCATGGTGCACCGCCAGAAGGCGCACCCCAAGGGCAAGGCGCTGGTCGACAAGATGAAGGAGCTCATCCCGCGGCAGCTCTTCGAGGTCATCCTGCAGGCGGCGATCGGCTCGAAGATCGTCGCGCGTTCGACCGTGAAGGCCCTGCGCAAAGACGTTCTCGCCAAGTGCTACGGCGGCGACATCAGCCGCAAGAGAAAGCTCCTCGAGAAGCAGAAAGAGGGCAAAAAGCGGATGAAATCGGTCGGCAACGTCGAGATCCCGCAAGAGGCCTTCCTGGCGGTCCTCAAGGTCGAGGACTAG